taaaataaaaaaaatatttacaaaaaaaattaaacaaaaatattataatttttaatcataaaatactatattagaaatttttttattattttagtagATTTTTCTAAAATGCAACATTTagattttgttataaaacaaaagtttaaaattctgttattatgtaatttatatataatgtcAAATGTTTTggtaaactatttttaaatagcttaagctttttaatataaactttttagtctataaaaaattttgaaaatactTCAAATcaaaattctaaaatttttaaaaaagaaagtggtgattattattctttatatCAATCTGActcaaattttaatagatttaaaagagttatcaattttaaaaatgaaatagaaTTATGGCCCAAATCAATAGACATAgcaattaataatgatattagtcataaaagtattattattgcAATAAGTCATATAATGACAGAAacatgtataaaatttaatttaaaaaaaaaagaattaatacATAGATCGGGAATCTTTTTTACACTTAgtgaaaattataaaagtgaATTAGGAAAGAAAGTTAATGAAACattacaaattataaaaatacaaaaaggAAAAATAAGAATTGCTCATATTTTACGTGAAATTCTTTATACATTAGGTTTAGATTTTGAATTTCGACGACCTGacagaaataaatatattcatttaataaaaaaaaatattaatttttttaaattaaatgattttacTATTAATTCAAAATACGCTACTGGAATCAGATTTCCACCACATGATTTTGGATCTATTATGtatcataatatttattatggttcagaaaattttttaaaaacaactataataccattaaataaactttttacttATACAATAGGTCAAACTTTAGCACCTTCATTtcttgattttaaaaaacttaattatttatattgttcacaaaattgtaaatttgtaaaaatagtATGCTTAAATGGTGGATATCAAAACCCAAATGAATGTACACAATGTAAATGTATTAATGGATTTAATGGAAGACGTTGTGAAAACATACCATTGCAAAGAAAAGAATGTGGAAAGACAATATTATTtgcagaaaaaaaaactaatataCTAGAATTATATGGAAGGATGAATTGTGCAATtcatattaaaacaaaatttggTCAAAAAATTGGAATAATAGTTGATTATGAATATactgaaaataaaaaaaagtatgatTGTCAACCAAATAATTCATTAGAAATTAAATATGATTATGACAAATCAATAACAGGACCTCGATTTTGTCATGAAAATCAtccaattatatttttttctaaatctaattatattcttatatattataacaattttttaggTAATGGTGGTTTCAGAATAAgatatagaaaatttaaacaatatattcattcaatgtctttacaaaaaaaatgattaaaatgtaatttgtaaaaaataaataattgacattttatatttattataaatataatttgtttgcttatttattaaatattttaaaaattttatctaaaattatctatcattttcatttatgACAAAAATGagaataaagaaaatttataattagttaatttatactaaaataaatattcttttttaactttattttaaatttattaaaacctttaaaattttttaaaataaactataaattaaatttattattatataataaaaatttaaaaatattaaattatttcatattgttttattatgtataataattgattagtttaattttttaataaactattaatagattatatgaatttatataaactttttcatgttaacatcattattttactccattttttttggtatcagagtaaaaaaaaatattaacaatattttattagagaaaaattagtaagcttttcatttaaaaaaattttttataatgaatcTTTTAGAATTTACTATAAAACGcaagtttaaaattttattattatacattttattttttatatccgCTGTATtggtaaattattatttgaaatatttttaaacatcttattaaaaaattttttagtcttttaatagttatgaaaatatttcaaatcaaaactctaaaatttttaaaagagaAAGTAATGGTTCTTATCTATTAAATCAATCTAACCCAACTTTTAATAGATTTAAAAGCTTTATTAAATTTGGaaataaaatcaatttaTGGTCTCgtaatataaatttcattGTCGATGTTGACATCAAGCTTACCTACATAATGCAAGCAATAAATCTTATCAAGTCAGAAacatgtttaaaatttaatatgataaatagTCATTCAGTTAAAAAACaaggaattttttttaaacttagtAATAGTTATGAAAGTGAATTAGGAAAACaagcaaataaaaaaatacaagttatatatatacaaaaaataatatataatattggaAATATTTTACGTGAACTTTTTCATACTTTAGGTGTAGAATATGAATATCGACGTCCTGacagaaataaatatatttttatactaaaaaaaagttataatagCACTCAATCtaatcaattaaatattaactaTAAATATGCCACTGAAATACAATATCCACCTTATGATTACGGTTCTCTCATGCACGATAATTTTAATCATGATgcaaaaaattctttaaataaaattttaatcccattaaattatctttattccACTACAATAGGCCAAAATATTTCACCAACATTTCttgatatcaaaaaattaaactttttatattgcTCCGATATttgtaagaaaaaaagaataaaaataatatgtttaaaCGGAGGATATCAAGATCCAAAAATTTGTAGAAAATGCAAATGTGTTTATGGGTTTTCTGGAAGACATTGTGAGAAAATGCAACGACAAAGAAGTATATGTGGAAAAACTACATTTTTAGCAGAGTGGTATACTAGCACAATAGAATTAAAAGGAAAAATGAGTTGTATTTTCTATTTAGCTACATATGTTGGTCATAAAATTGGAATTACAATTGATTATGTTAACATAGAACAAAAATATGTGCATGTTTGTCAGCCTACAAATTCTTTAGAAGTAAAATATGAAATTGATAAATCAAACACAGGACCACGATTTtgttttgtaaataaaaaaattacttttttttcaaaagataatttaGTTCTTGTATACTTTAACAATGAAAAAGGTGTTGGAGGTTTTAAACtaagttttaaaagaattacaactaaaataaatacattgTCGCTAAAAAggtataattttgttaataaaaaaaaataatttataattttattatcaaattggaaataaaaatatatttgttaataattattttaaagtgttttaagtattattttagtaaacatttataaaaaataataataaccaTTAGAACATTTTACAGTTAACAAAAAAactaaaagaaaaaattattagaaggATTTTACAATAGacaaaaatttgatatgCTTGTCGATTATAGCTGATTAACATCAAGgttaaaaaatgttagatACAactgaaaatttattttttaaatacattttcaTCTCTGATAACAACTCATCACAACtcttcaaattttaattcagatataatctttattataattaaaatttctatttttttcaaaaacagCCAAATGACtataatcttatttttaaattataaaaagaatatttttttagtatttaaaCTTAAAGCCAATTTGGAAATATTAGAAATGTTGTGATTTTATGGAAACAATGAAGATATTACTATAGAAACagttttttttgtaataactTATAAAGTGAATCGAAAAAAACAAGTGTTATGGATTTCTTATAAGTTTTAActgatttataaaaaagagaaaacaatgaataattagaaaaaatttccaCCTTTTTCTATATCTtgtttcaaaattaaaatatatacaaacgAATTTCTGGAATCAACTACTATTCATTTTTCATATAGAGTCTACGTTTATaccatttttatatctttaatagttatcgagatataaaaaatgatgacaataAATTAAGCGCGCAAAAATATTTGACAATGCATCTCAGGAACGGTtgaattttagaaaatattttcaacgtAGACTATAGCTCAAATGTTTCAAGAAGACTAGCGCATCTAGTTTCATGTTTCTAGGAGCTCATTTACTTGAGTTATGAGTTTCATGCTTGAAACTTTTTCAAGATACATTTTTCATCATATCTTGAGATCGAGAAGAGGTACAAAGATGAGACTACGTTTAATCGACTTCTCGCAAAAAAATGATCTAGAATAGtttgtttaattttcatatttcCAACTTTATCATGGAAGTCggattttttcaaaaaatattccccagTTTCGCCTCTAACTTTGACTCATCACAACTCCTCAAGTTTTGATTCTGATATAgccttgattatatttaaaatttatgattttCCAAGGACTATCAGATGAGTATAGTTTCATTTcgaaatttgaaaaaaagttatttttttagtacttATGCTGAAGGTCAAGTTGGAAATATTTGGACCAAATATGAATTTCAGTTAAAAtcgaatatatttttacacaAACAAGTTATTCTGcaccaatttttaaaaaataatcgaATGAAACTAATCTCATAGTAATCTGATAATTTTCAGGTGAGATATTGAAAAGTCaggaacaatgaatatttagaaaaaatttccgccttttgTTGTATCTCGCTTAAAAATACAGGTATTAACAAACGAATTTCTGGAATCAACTACTAATCAGTTTTCATTTAGGGTCTAcgttcaaaaaatttttatatctccaACAGTTgctaagatataaaaaatgatgacaaaaGAATTGGGCGCGCAAAAATACCCGACAATGTATCTCAAGAACGATtgaaatttagaaaatattctCAACGTAGACTATAGCTCAAATGTTTCAAGAAGACTAGCGCATCTAGTTTCATGTTTCTAGGAGCTCATTTACTTGAGTTATGAGTTTCATGCTTGAAACTTTTTCAAGATACATTTTGTCTCATATCTTGAGATCGAGAAGAGGTACAAAGATGAGACTACGTTTAATCGACTTCTCGCAAAAAAATGATCTAGAATAGtttgtttaattttcatatttcCAACTTCATCATGGAAGTCggattttttcaaaaaatattccacatTTTCGCCTCTAATTTTGGCTCATCACAACTCCTCAAGTTTTGTTTCTGATATAGtcttgattatatttaaaattcacGATTTTTCAAGGACTATCAGATGAGTATAGTTTCATTTcgaaatttgaaaaaaagttatttttttagtacttATGCTGAAGATCAAGTTTGAAATATTTGGACCAAATATAAATCTCAGTTAAAATCGACTATATTTTTACACAAACAAGTTATTCTAcaccaatttttaaaaaataatcgaATGAAACTAATCTCATAGTAATCTGATAATTTTCAGGTGAGTTATTGAAATGTCaggaacaatgaatatttagaaaaaatttccgccttttgttgtatctcgcttcaaaatACAGGTATTAACAAACGAATTTCTGGAATCAACTACTAATCAGTTTTTATTTAGGGTCTacgtttaaaaaatttttatatctccaACAGTTgctaagatataaaaaatgatgacaaaaGAATTGGGCGCGCAAAAATACCCAACAATGTATCTCAAGAAcgattaaaatttaaaaaatattttcaacgtAGACTATAGCTTAAAAGTCTTAAGAAGTCCAGCGCATCTAGTCTCATGCTTCTAGGTGCTTATATACTTGAGTTATGAGTTTCAGActtgaaactttttaaaaatacatttttcaCTATATCTTGAGATCAAGAAGAGATACAAAGATGAGACTACGTTTAATCGACTTCTCGCAAAAAAATGATCTATAATAGtttgtttaattttcatatttcCAACTTTATCATGGAAGTCggattttttcaaaaaatattccccattTTCGCCTCTAACTTTGACTCATCACAACTCTTCAAGTTTTGTTTCTGATATAgccttgattatatttaaaattcatgatttttcaagggctatcagATGAGTATAGTTTCATTTcgaaatttgaaaaaaagttatttttttattgcttATGTTGAAAATCAAAATGTTGATACTTGGACCAATTATGAATCTCgctatatttttacaaaacaaGTTTTTATTGACCAACGTTTTATTAGCAATTTAATGAAACTAGTTTTAAAGCAATGTGATAAATTTCAGCTGAATTATTGAAAAGTCAGGAacattgaatatttttaaaaaggttTCACCATTTTGTTATATCTTGCTTcaaaatagatatatttaaaacaattttttggATTTGACTTTTTATCagtttttgatataaattttatattcatactatttttatatcttcaaCATTTTTTGAATTGAAACAAATATTGACAGTGAAGTGAGCAAGCATAAGAGCCAAAAGATGTATTTCAAGAAaggtttaaattttaaaaatatttacaacaTGAACTacatttgaaaattaaaaatattagcaCATTTAGTTTTTTGGTTTTAGGTGTTTATTTACTTGAGTTTCAAATTTTGTACTTcgaatttttctaaaaaacattttttgtcTTATCACAAAATTGAGAACTTTTATGAAAAAAGGTTAAATTCAATCAATTTGTTGTATTAAAgcttttgaaaatatttacataaaaaaaatatttagtagatttataaatattattttttaataaaaagaaataaaatataattgtaaatttaaaagtaattatattaatgtataatgtttttattattaaattctattattcaaattaatatttgttaaatttatacattcTTTTGGAAACTCAAAATCAAATTCAATAAAGTCATAGTAATAAATTGAACATACTTTTTGCAACAAAAAAGGATCATTATATAGTGCATCTTTGTAAATTGTAGTTTCATTTTTTGATAGAGTCATATGTtgtgttttaaatttatgaatttttttattaataaaacttaaaGCATGTtgattaacattatttttcttaagaAATTCATTAATGTTTTTAGAGTAAGTATTTCTATCTGAAgagttatatttaatataagtgaataaatgatttaatttataatattcacAACTcctaaatttatttattttaaaaattttgatatataaagGAAACATACCATGTCTGAggataaaaatgataaatgtattcattttctttattattttctagataaaaattattgttaaaagtttcccataatttattttcaagtaCATTTACAAAACAAGTAATGTTTTTATCACATCCATAACAATAATGTTCATTTGTAATTGTAGTTCCATAATAACACAAATGCATAAATCCACTAATTAATCTTTCAATAGGATTTCTGACTaatcttataaaattatttgtttctaaaattttttcaaaatttttttctccaTAAGTATGCtcaaaatattctaaattattataaaaattataatttttattacaagtTGTAAAGTCTTTTGGTTTTCTTTTGTTGTTTCTTTTACTTAAATAGCAGAAAATCATTTTTGTAATGGTACTTCCTGTTTTACCAGTGAAACAAATACCTATTTTTAATCttggtataaaaaaatattttacaattttttttgacaatgttttattaattattggAAGTGGttgaagatattttaaataattgtcAATTGTAATAacagaattattttttttatattctataGCATTTATTAGTAGATATGACAAagtaaatgaaattaaacaaataataataagtttaGGAATATGCAacattttaatgattattataatttaacttaattatttaaaattaatgataatgaaatattgtataaaagtttatatagtTAAATGAGAGGTTGGAcattaacaattattttatgtaattatATTCTTATACAATTTAGCTTATcttgtttaaataaatttttttgaaattgaatgatttatttattattatatgatttataaaaaaaaaacttataagctttaaattttaaatttctttttggttatttaattaaaagtaataaaatgttttttagattaattatccaattaaaatatttaaagctAAATTAATAGTTTCAGAATCAAAAactatcttttaatttttattatagtagtaaattgttatattataatattgttttattataaattaataaaactttttaaagtaacttttatattgcttagtaaagttaaaaaaaacaactgctaatcatttattaataacgtttgattaattaaaaaaataataaaaaattataaatgttattttctattatgtaaatatttttataatatttgtaaatacatttaaaaattaaaataatttactaagatataaataattaaacttgatttaaaagtttttcaaataaagcaagtatattattttatgataaatgttgtattataatgttaattttttatgtcAAAACACATTAGAAtccattttaatttatataaaaaactaattgaaaattgaacatttacattaataattatttttataacagattatataaaaaaaagttttgtttttaattgtatataaaaataaaaaaattaaattatgtgatataaaatatttttttataaattaaatatcaattaagtaacattattgtattattttacatatattaaactttttaaattttattaaattttttttttcatcataaaatattaacaatatttttaattaaccaACTTGATATTACAGATGAAtgaactattaaaaaatttaacctgatagattatattttttattaatattcaataattttatatccatcttaaaattattctagtttaaaatgtaaataattatcattttttaccTACAACtaactattaattttatcattcttATTTTgtacattattattagttgtgaaatatttataataataaaaagaaaacttatttatttttttt
This Strongyloides ratti genome assembly S_ratti_ED321, chromosome : 2 DNA region includes the following protein-coding sequences:
- a CDS encoding Astacin-like metalloendopeptidase is translated as MQHLDFVIKQKFKILLLCNLYIMSNVLSIKNFENTSNQNSKIFKKESGDYYSLYQSDSNFNRFKRVINFKNEIELWPKSIDIAINNDISHKSIIIAISHIMTETCIKFNLKKKELIHRSGIFFTLSENYKSELGKKVNETLQIIKIQKGKIRIAHILREILYTLGLDFEFRRPDRNKYIHLIKKNINFFKLNDFTINSKYATGIRFPPHDFGSIMYHNIYYGSENFLKTTIIPLNKLFTYTIGQTLAPSFLDFKKLNYLYCSQNCKFVKIVCLNGGYQNPNECTQCKCINGFNGRRCENIPLQRKECGKTILFAEKKTNILELYGRMNCAIHIKTKFGQKIGIIVDYEYTENKKKYDCQPNNSLEIKYDYDKSITGPRFCHENHPIIFFSKSNYILIYYNNFLGNGGFRIRYRKFKQYIHSMSLQKK
- a CDS encoding Astacin-like metalloendopeptidase, producing MNLLEFTIKRKFKILLLYILFFISAVLSFNSYENISNQNSKIFKRESNGSYLLNQSNPTFNRFKSFIKFGNKINLWSRNINFIVDVDIKLTYIMQAINLIKSETCLKFNMINSHSVKKQGIFFKLSNSYESELGKQANKKIQVIYIQKIIYNIGNILRELFHTLGVEYEYRRPDRNKYIFILKKSYNSTQSNQLNINYKYATEIQYPPYDYGSLMHDNFNHDAKNSLNKILIPLNYLYSTTIGQNISPTFLDIKKLNFLYCSDICKKKRIKIICLNGGYQDPKICRKCKCVYGFSGRHCEKMQRQRSICGKTTFLAEWYTSTIELKGKMSCIFYLATYVGHKIGITIDYVNIEQKYVHVCQPTNSLEVKYEIDKSNTGPRFCFVNKKITFFSKDNLVLVYFNNEKGVGGFKLSFKRITTKINTLSLKRYNFVNKKK
- a CDS encoding Sulfotransferase family-containing protein, which produces MIFCYLSKRNNKRKPKDFTTCNKNYNFYNNLEYFEHTYGEKNFEKILETNNFIRLVRNPIERLISGFMHLCYYGTTITNEHYCYGCDKNITCFVNVLENKLWETFNNNFYLENNKENEYIYHFYPQTWSCEYYKLNHLFTYIKYNSSDRNTYSKNINEFLKKNNVNQHALSFINKKIHKFKTQHMTLSKNETTIYKDALYNDPFLLQKVCSIYYYDFIEFDFEFPKECINLTNINLNNRI